The Quercus lobata isolate SW786 chromosome 4, ValleyOak3.0 Primary Assembly, whole genome shotgun sequence genome segment GCTAAGGGCTTAAGAAATGAAAACAGGTAGAAGTGTGTCCATTGCCACTGTTTAAGAACCTGAAAACATGGCACGTAGGAAACAGACTTTACATTGGACCCTTTAAAGATAATAAGCAAGAAAATAGGGTGACCTTAACAAGGTCACAAAATCTAGATACAGTCATGGACAAATTCTCTGGTGATATTTTAGAGGTGATATTTTGAAGTGTTCATACACATAAGTGAATTACCAAgatgataaaattttgtaaacaaaACCATATGAAAATTAGGCTGACCTACTAAATTACTGCATTTAAAAAGAGTCTATAATATTTATGagattataatatatatgagattataatatttaaaaagggTCCTAATCAATTTGTTTTGCTAATCTATgagattataatataatatttaattttgaccAAAACTTTGAACCAAACAGAATTTGTACTGCTTTATTTAGTCTGAGAAAATagtgttataacttataatttaatatattggaaacaaaatttagagTTATGTGTGTTTTATGAGGAAAACTGCTATATTGTAGAAGACTTAAATTTATAGCTCTCTTTTTCCCTCCCTCTTGCTAATTACCCATATCAAGTCAATGAAGCACTTTGCATAGACTGTTATGTTCTAGGTGTTCACTACTCTTATATTAGAAGTTTTAATGCTGCCTATATTGATTCTCAGGATAAAACTTCAAATGGAAGTTTAAGAGCTAGGGTAAAAGTGTTTGTGAACATGTGCAGAAACAATAAAATATCAAGCAAGATTAGTTTCATAATATCACCAGTTTCTCCTAGATGATAAAACTTTACACTTTTTGGTTGGCATGCTTTACTGATAGTGGTGGATTTTTTCATTCAGTATTGAAACAGaatctgtttaaaaaaaattaaaggagcAGAATTTTCTAGGTAagaaattgaattattattaaaaaatgaagttaaacTATGCGTATTCTAAAAGTTCAAGCTATTATAAAATGAAGAAGTTGatcatataattattattttaacacttTTCCTTAATAagcattaattttgaaatgatgcaTTTCTTTTCAGCGTATACGTAACATATTGGTTCATTCACTATGGTACAGTTAAGTTTTTTGATATAAGTTTTGATGATTACTCTCCGGAGGAGGATCAAGGCCTAGACTACAAAACTGTATGGTCTAAACAGTGCTGAAATTTTTAGTAGACACAATTTGCTGGTTTAAGAGAGTTCGGTTAGAGCTGTAAGATAAGGCATCAATTGAATTATGTGTGACAATAACCCTGCAACCTGTTAGTCATTTCAATATGACTTCAGAGACTAATATGTTACTGTCACAATTTGCTGATTTAAGAGGGTTTGGTAGGACCTGTTGGTCATATCCAATATGACCACACTGTctaatatttactttttttggtgGCTTTTGGGGATCATTATAATTTTTCTGAAAAATCCAGCATGAAACCCTGTAGCTCTATGGTGGCTTTTGGGGatcattataatttttctatCCATTATGTATTTGTTGTTTGAATTACCTCTGTTTAGACAGATTGATAACATTCACCAGGTGTTCTCAAGAAACATTGCTGGATAAAGCTGACAGGTTAGGACAGCCTAACTATCAATTCCATATTAATCTGATAAGATTTTTTAATGTCACAAATCATAAACTCAGATTGAATGTAGGTCTGCCAATAATGTAGTTATGTTTCCCAATTCGCCTTAGACTAATGTAAATGACTCTgctgtttttgttatttttgttgccGGAAGATTAGGCTTTGCAAAATCTGGAGCTAGGAGTTTAGCCTTTGTAGATGATAACAGTTTTGAGTATGATGATATTATTGTATATAAGGGCCAATTCTACAAAAagacaatcaaatcaaaaagACAATCAAATGATACCCTTTGGCAGAACTACATGGTCCAAATAAAAGTAGCAATGAACAGGGAAACAAGGCAAGTTACGAACACGTCTATCaataaatattgtaaacatgaCAATTACATTGACATGCAGTTAAGTATTTTAACTATATCAAAACCTTTGCAATCAAAGAGAAACATACATAGGTGTAGAGGTCAAGGGAAGCAGCCACCGCCGTGGATCCGTGCACCACAGCATGCTCTCCGGCCAGTATGACTAATACCTTACATattgtatcaaaaccaacattgGTCTCCACGAACTGGTTCTTCAGATCTCCATTCAGTGTAACAGGTACACCAATCACCTGTCAAATTAATAGAAGTTCTATTAATAGACTGTggtatcataaaaatatatctagattaaaataacaaatgatGCAAGGAATAAAATTGCAACAAATATCCTTATTTGAGGCATTCACCTAGTTCCAATAATGTAGGTTCAAAccatattgaaaacaaaaataatcttatgGAAATGTGAAAAGAGAATTAATAATGGAATACAGTGTGTTGTTTCACATTAAGCTTTCAGATACCTTTTTTGAATCTTACGCCGTCTCGTATAATGCGGAGGAGGTCTTGCATGTCCTTCGTCAGATGCCTTGGGCCCAACATTGTGTCCATGTTTGTGCCCCCCTGTCCCACACGGTGGTGCCTTTGATATGCGTTTAGGCCGACCTTCAGCCGCTGTAGGTAACCCAACCGGCTGCTCAGCCTGAACATGGGGTGGGTCAATGGCTGAAGAAGGGGTACTAAACGAACTATGGGAGGGTGGCTCCTGCTGCATGTCAGGTGGGGTACCCAGGTCAAAGGATGGAATCGGTGATAGCTGAAGAAATGACTGTGGGGTGGGTGGACGGACGTCAGACCCAGAACAAGGAAGTGGGGTGGGTGGAGGGATGGTGGGGCAAGGAGACGGATGGTGGGtaggtgaagggatggtgggcgTAGGGGCTGGATGTGGGCtaggtgaagggatggtggcAGTAGGAGCTGAATGTGGGTTGGGTGAAGGGATGGTGACGGTAGGGGATGGATGTGGGATGGAtgaagggatggtggggctGGCGGATGCATGTGGGGTGGATGCACAGGGATCGGGGGTAGGGAGAAGCTGAGGGGTAGCAACAGGCGGACGGGATTGACATCCGGCCGGAGCTGTGCTCGTGCTTGGGCCGGTAGGCATAGCTGCCTCCTCAATCGGGGCCTCAGGGATAGGAGGTTGGACACGTGTCATCGCCTGTACTGCCGTCAACACCTCAGTAATGTCGTTGTGGTCCTCCGTGCCCACTGGATGACGCCTCAATAAACGGACGTATCCTTCAATCTGCACATGGAAAAACCACACATATTAGACCTGCAATACGAAATCAACAATGccaattgataataaaataaatgttggtTCTGCTACTAATAATTGCAAATTAAAGGGAGATGAAGTGGTAAGCAAAAAATGTAGTAACAAACATCATGCTCTCTAAACAGTGGTTTCATGGTAAGAAATACGGTAACATGTAGAAGAGATTGAGAAGTTACCAGCAGAGTCACTACAGCACCAGGCCTATCGATGAACCTCCGAGTCACCCTTTTGAACCAGTCATGGTACTCGTGCTCTGGAGGCATATCACCAAGCACAGCTTCACAACGCCGATCAAAGCGATAACCCCACTCAAGGATATGCGCAGCATGCTTCTGCATCCAATTAACACCGATCTTCCCCCTCAAATCAATGCCATGAAGCACTCTGTCAGTGTTAACAGCGCGGGGAATTTCTTGGATCATCCCGAATTGACGAACAACACGATCCGGTGTATGTTTCTCTACTAGGTGGAAACATACAAGCGGCACCGTTGCCGTCCATACGGCCCTCCCTGCAACACACCAGGGCGGGAGGTCGTCAAAATGAGCTTCATATGGCTGCCACACCACCTACAATAGCCAAAAAAGAAGTACACAACACATTAGGGAACAATGTTTATATTTCAAAGTTCACGAAACCTATATGGACGTTCGTAAAAGCGTAAAATAAGGCATTTTCATACCTGGTCTGGCAACATGGAAGCTAGTTGCTCGCGATACCTGTCCCTGAAGATGTGGGCGGgcctatttttcttgtttgggaccCACAACCACCTACAATCAAGAAGAATGGATCAATAAGTACTGAGATAATGTTAAAACTATAATGTAATcacatatattaaataaaaggaaataaaaggaaattgaaatttgaagaaataatGTAATCACTtaagatgaagaaataagaggaaattgaaagtaaggtggagggtgaggtcatgtgAATTGCAATAGTAATTAATTCAAAGTTagcttttttatactttttatttatttataattttatatgcttatatttctttatatattatgaGTCAAAATCCATATAATTTATTGAGTCTTAAAACTATAAGTCCATATTTCAACTAATATATCAATTTCAAGTCTAAAACTCTAcccaataattataataatactattgattctcaaaaaaaaaaaaaaaaaaactattaaaacaatttttctattaaaatattctaaaaaaattactattaaaaaacagaaatataaaAGCTCAAGTTAAATATTGCAGTACTagttttattacttatatattacgtgtggacccacataaacaaagcctaaaactttttttttgaagtctCTTTGTCATTTCCAACAACTAGTCACATGCTAGGTTcacaaaacaagaaagaaaacacaaaacaaggcaatgaaaattcaaaatagaattgaagaaGGACTAGCGAacgaagagaaagaagaagaagaagaaaaagaagaaagaagaaaaagaagatgaagtagcAATAGCAACTGCCTCGCCTCAGCCTCTCCACACAACTTGACTGAAAAGCTCATATGTTTAAATAGCTTTCACActagtgttttattttgatctttctTAAATACAGTCCTAATGAATCAGGATGGGCCACATATATTctcaattatatatttctttgttcTAGGGGTTTCTGTTGAACTTTATATTCTCAGTCATAATGCTAACTCTCTTTACATGAAAACATCCAACTATATAAGTAACATATTATATTCCTTTTTGATTGGCCTTCCAACTGAGTTTTCTCTACTTCTTTTAATCATTACGTTGTTTCGATATCTTCTCTTGCTTCTTATAGGCACAATCCCCAAGTTCCAAACTGAAAAGGAATATTTAGATTTATATTGTTTGAAATGGCTTTCATCTTGAATAGACAAATCATTGATGGGATTGTGGCTGCATTGTTGACAGCCTCAATCCTAGTGGAAATATGCATATAAAGATGGTAAAACAAATTTCCACATATAGATgcatttgtgtttgtgtgtgtgtgtgtgtaatgcATTGTAGTTGTCAAATATAGAATCATATTGggaatcaattattattattatattctttttttggtattgtgcATCATAATGTGCagacattttgaaaatttatataatactataattcatataataattatacatatataataaaattaaagcattTATGCTGATTCACCTCTTACTCATTATATGTAGTGTCTTTTACATTCTTTATAAATAACCTAAAGACTCTCTCTATGAGTGTTACTGATTACAATAAAACCTTtataaaaaacctaaagagacTACGACTTCAAATAGCAAATAAAATTCCTCAAGAAGAAGTTagaaccaaatagaaaaagaactcAAAACATAATATAAGACTCGTGCTTTGGTGAAGACAGTATGTTATAGCAGTATGAGGTAGAGACTTACTTCAGGGATAGTGGACCACGTACTGAAGGACCGTAAGCACCCACTGGCGGGCCTCGCTCAACTGTCGGGCACAAATAGGGGAACCTGGCCCATGCCCAGTACTGGAGCAACAGCAAGCACCCACCAATCTGACTGGTGTCCTCGCTTGCCCTGCATAGCTCTCGATACAACCATGCAAGGCAAGCACTTCCCCAACTGTACCTCCGTGGATTGTGAAGGTTTTCCAACTGCTGCACCCACATTAGATGCACCCTATCGCCGGATTTGTCCATGAATATTGTGTCCCCCAATAGCGGTAGGATGTAGCATCGTGCGTACTTATGCAGCTGATCCTCTTCAGCATCAGGCGGCAATGGGTTAGCAACTTCCTCCAAAAGGCGGTTGATGAGAATCCTCTGCCCATCAAGTTGCTTATGGTTATTTTGAGTTACAAGTTGAAAACCAAGGAAGTCCCGGCACACATTCACCCAAGTTTTTTGTGTGCTCCCTGATATAGCGTCACCATCAACAGGAAGCCCGAGAAGAACCTCCACATCCTGCAATGTGATGGTCACCTCACCATGTGGCATGTGAAAGGTGTGAGTCTCGGGCCGCCATCGCTCCACTAAGGCCGTTATCAGGCCATTGTCAATCTCTCTACCTGGGACCCACAGGAGTCCCTCCAAACCAACTGTGGTGATGATGTTCCTCACTCGGTCGTCCACCATTGGAGGTTGCTTGGAGAACTCTGAACTACGACTACGGCAAGTAATGGACCCTGGATCCTGCACATAACAAAATCATGGATTAATATAGTATATGCAAATACGTGTACATTGTATGGATTAAATGCATGTGCACAAGTTACTGTTTTAGTTGAGTGTTTTACCCGCCCATTCCAAATAGCTTCGGACCGATGCGTCGCCTGCTGTGTCAACACCGAGTCGTCAATGGGTCCAGGCTGTGTATAGTCAATGCGTCCAGCATTTGCAGCAGCCAtactgaagaagaatgataagcagttagtttcaaaattgaacacacaatatgcttaaatatatAGGTATGACTTAGAGCAGCCATAATGAAATGACGACTATGGTTGCTTGTTCATAATTGCAGAATCATAGCAAATTTCTTAGAACTTTGAAGGGAGGACTTCACCGGGAATTAGCTTACTAAACCGGTATTTTggtagttatttatttaatttttttttttcggtatgAAAGTTTCCAACATATATCTACTAAATCcttttcatgagaatgattaaACCAAAATACTCCTCACATGTTTGTGTGTATACTGGCTTTAAAGTAAAAGAAACAACAAGAGAATGAGCCTAATCTGTTCATACATGCACTAATTCAAACAtagtttgaattgaatttttgtctatcaatagagtataaaatcataaattacaaattaagttTTAACTATTTCAAGTATCTTGCTTTATATGGTAGTCGATATTTACACTATTTATGCTGTAGGTAACTTAGGTTGATTTCAATGGATTTAACTATAGCAtattgctttgctttgctttgctttgtaTCTCACAGTCATATGATTGTGGACCATTGGGTAATCTTAATTTGTTAAGAATCAAATATGTTAATATATGGGACGCTTTTTAGTGCTAAATACTAACTATGAGCACCATGTTTGGGATTACAGTGCCAGCACTTAGGGGAAAGGACTACGGCAAGACTAAAATGCGTTATCCGGACTACACAGAGACAGAATAAGGTTGCCAGATGAAAAATACATAAGGCCtccaaaaatgtttttaagTGC includes the following:
- the LOC115985631 gene encoding serine/threonine-protein phosphatase 7 long form homolog; this encodes MAAANAGRIDYTQPGPIDDSVLTQQATHRSEAIWNGRDPGSITCRSRSSEFSKQPPMVDDRVRNIITTVGLEGLLWVPGREIDNGLITALVERWRPETHTFHMPHGEVTITLQDVEVLLGLPVDGDAISGSTQKTWVNVCRDFLGFQLVTQNNHKQLDGQRILINRLLEEVANPLPPDAEEDQLHKYARCYILPLLGDTIFMDKSGDRVHLMWVQQLENLHNPRRYSWGSACLAWLYRELCRASEDTSQIGGCLLLLQYWAWARFPYLCPTVERGPPVGAYGPSVRGPLSLKWLWVPNKKNRPAHIFRDRYREQLASMLPDQVVWQPYEAHFDDLPPWCVAGRAVWTATVPLVCFHLVEKHTPDRVVRQFGMIQEIPRAVNTDRVLHGIDLRGKIGVNWMQKHAAHILEWGYRFDRRCEAVLGDMPPEHEYHDWFKRVTRRFIDRPGAVVTLLIEGYVRLLRRHPVGTEDHNDITEVLTAVQAMTRVQPPIPEAPIEEAAMPTGPSTSTAPAGCQSRPPVATPQLLPTPDPCASTPHASASPTIPSSIPHPSPTVTIPSPNPHSAPTATIPSPSPHPAPTPTIPSPTHHPSPCPTIPPPTPLPCSGSDVRPPTPQSFLQLSPIPSFDLG